The Cupriavidus sp. EM10 genome includes a region encoding these proteins:
- the selD gene encoding selenide, water dikinase SelD: MTATVEQGIEEVRLTSLAHGGGCGCKIAPGVLGDILRNTRQFPAPPGLLVGIETSDDAAVYRLNDTQALVATTDFFMPVVDDPYDFGRIAATNAISDVYAMGGTPIMALALVGMPVDKLSPQTIGKILEGGQSICAEAGIPIAGGHSIDSVEPIYGLVVMGLVHPDRIRRNRDAQAGDVLVLGKPLGVGVYSAAIKKEQLDDYGYRQMIASTTQLNTPGRALGELDGVHAITDVTGFGLLGHLLEVCRGSGLAATIDMARVPLLPGVAALAEGGAVTGASRRNWASYGHDVTLANGVSHVQQALLTDPQTSGGLLVACAPDAVDAVMAIFRKEGFGHAAVIGTMAEGDSRVTVTG; encoded by the coding sequence ATGACGGCAACAGTCGAACAAGGCATTGAAGAGGTCCGACTGACATCGCTGGCGCACGGCGGCGGCTGCGGTTGCAAGATCGCGCCGGGCGTGCTCGGCGACATCCTGCGCAACACCCGGCAGTTCCCGGCGCCGCCGGGGCTGCTGGTCGGCATCGAGACCAGCGACGACGCGGCGGTGTACCGGCTCAACGACACGCAGGCGCTGGTGGCCACCACGGACTTCTTCATGCCGGTGGTGGACGATCCCTACGATTTCGGGCGCATCGCGGCCACCAATGCCATTTCCGACGTCTATGCGATGGGCGGCACGCCGATCATGGCGCTGGCGCTGGTGGGCATGCCCGTCGACAAGCTGTCGCCGCAGACCATCGGCAAGATCCTGGAAGGCGGCCAGTCGATCTGCGCCGAGGCCGGGATCCCGATTGCCGGCGGACATTCGATCGATTCCGTGGAGCCGATCTACGGGCTGGTGGTGATGGGCCTGGTGCATCCCGACCGCATCCGCCGCAATCGCGATGCACAGGCCGGCGATGTGCTGGTGCTGGGCAAGCCGCTGGGCGTGGGCGTGTACTCGGCCGCGATCAAGAAGGAACAGCTCGACGACTACGGCTACCGGCAGATGATTGCCAGCACGACGCAGCTCAACACGCCGGGCCGCGCGCTTGGCGAACTGGACGGCGTGCACGCAATCACCGACGTCACCGGCTTCGGCCTGCTCGGCCATCTGCTCGAAGTCTGCCGTGGCAGCGGGCTGGCCGCCACCATCGACATGGCGCGCGTGCCGCTGCTGCCCGGCGTGGCCGCGCTCGCCGAAGGTGGCGCGGTCACCGGGGCGTCGCGGCGCAACTGGGCCAGCTACGGGCATGACGTCACGCTCGCCAACGGCGTTTCGCACGTGCAGCAGGCGCTGCTGACCGATCCGCAGACCAGCGGCGGCCTGCTGGTGGCGTGCGCGCCCGATGCCGTCGATGCCGTCATGGCAATCTTCCGCAAGGAAGGATTCGGGCACGCCGCGGTGATCGGGACCATGGCCGAAGGGGATTCCCGCGTCACGGTAACGGGCTGA
- a CDS encoding glycosyltransferase family 2 protein — protein sequence MTQISVVTVNYNNRAGLGRTMDSVAMQHADTFHVQYLVIDGGSTDGSVELAHSRAAEIDVLVSEPDNGVYAAMNKGLARATGEWVLFMNSGDCFARPDALSIIVKAAHEHRGAWLIYGDNISPRGLEPAAPLHRLKAGVIHACHQAMAFRVCDLRYDEKWRIYSDLDFVLQYYKRFKAKAFRHVPIALSLIEESGLSAKFPGAKRREKFGIVYERMGLAGLIFALASSVLAAIDLL from the coding sequence ATGACCCAGATTTCGGTAGTCACCGTCAACTACAACAACCGCGCCGGGCTGGGACGGACGATGGATAGTGTGGCCATGCAGCACGCCGACACCTTCCACGTCCAGTACCTTGTCATCGACGGCGGCTCCACCGATGGCTCGGTGGAACTGGCGCATTCGCGCGCCGCGGAGATCGACGTCTTGGTCAGCGAACCCGACAACGGCGTCTACGCGGCCATGAACAAGGGCCTTGCGCGGGCCACTGGCGAGTGGGTGCTGTTCATGAACTCCGGCGACTGCTTTGCCAGGCCCGACGCGCTGTCCATCATCGTGAAGGCCGCCCACGAACACCGGGGCGCCTGGCTGATCTACGGCGACAACATCAGCCCGCGCGGCCTGGAGCCGGCGGCGCCACTGCACCGGCTGAAGGCCGGCGTTATCCACGCCTGCCACCAGGCCATGGCGTTCCGCGTGTGCGACCTGCGCTACGACGAAAAGTGGCGCATCTACAGCGACCTCGATTTCGTCCTGCAGTACTACAAGCGGTTCAAGGCCAAGGCGTTCCGTCATGTTCCCATCGCGTTGTCGCTGATCGAGGAAAGCGGCCTCAGCGCGAAGTTCCCGGGCGCCAAGCGCCGCGAGAAGTTCGGCATCGTCTACGAGCGGATGGGGCTGGCGGGGCTGATCTTCGCGCTCGCCTCATCCGTGCTGGCCGCCATCGACCTGCTCTGA
- a CDS encoding SGNH/GDSL hydrolase family protein, whose protein sequence is MQATQALLKATASRGAIPGVMASPPIITCGTANMPSTIANSTLIAPDNPALRYNGTLVQAGPLHPDNTLVRNIAVNYGGLGRGSNVLHIDFVTDAPVFEILVKGNVEISAHRILVDGAYAATTPVSYPDDGNLYLTRVDFQGERKARHIRIETNDMRFGGIRVGQGDTVSAAPAQGNVRAIALGDSVTEGMSGHGYSFENYATRLGYEMGWKDMYVSGVGSTGYLAAPSTKLKLRDRLATDVYPFNPHVILIAAGINDAPFPPDALQAEAALLFDDIKAKLPNTIVFVLGPWSPGSTHVIQRDAIKAAVGGRANFHFIDNVGEQWQTGSGNVANPKGDGNGDVYVSADGTHPTLAGHIFLTEKVAAAMRKVIGTF, encoded by the coding sequence TTGCAGGCAACGCAGGCCCTGCTCAAGGCCACGGCATCGCGCGGCGCCATCCCGGGCGTCATGGCTTCGCCACCGATCATCACCTGCGGCACGGCCAACATGCCGTCGACGATTGCCAACAGCACGCTGATCGCGCCGGATAATCCCGCGCTGCGTTACAACGGGACGCTGGTACAAGCCGGCCCGCTACATCCCGACAATACGCTGGTCAGGAATATCGCGGTCAACTATGGCGGCCTGGGCCGGGGATCGAACGTATTGCATATCGACTTTGTCACCGACGCGCCCGTCTTCGAAATTTTGGTAAAGGGCAACGTCGAGATCTCCGCCCACCGCATCCTGGTGGACGGCGCCTATGCCGCGACCACGCCGGTGTCCTATCCCGACGATGGCAACCTGTACCTGACGCGCGTCGACTTCCAGGGCGAGCGCAAGGCGCGGCATATCCGCATCGAGACCAACGACATGCGGTTTGGCGGCATTCGTGTCGGCCAGGGCGACACGGTGTCGGCAGCGCCCGCACAGGGCAATGTCCGCGCGATCGCGCTGGGCGACTCGGTGACCGAAGGCATGTCGGGGCACGGGTACAGCTTCGAGAACTACGCCACGCGCCTGGGCTACGAGATGGGATGGAAGGACATGTACGTGTCGGGGGTGGGCTCCACGGGCTACCTGGCCGCGCCGTCCACCAAGCTCAAGCTGCGCGACCGGCTGGCCACCGACGTGTACCCGTTCAATCCCCACGTCATCCTGATCGCGGCCGGCATCAACGACGCGCCGTTCCCGCCCGATGCCCTGCAGGCCGAGGCGGCCTTGCTGTTCGACGACATCAAGGCGAAGCTGCCCAATACCATCGTCTTCGTGCTCGGCCCCTGGTCGCCAGGCTCGACGCATGTGATCCAGCGCGACGCCATCAAGGCGGCGGTCGGCGGGCGTGCCAACTTCCACTTCATCGACAACGTCGGGGAGCAATGGCAGACCGGCAGCGGCAACGTGGCCAACCCGAAGGGCGATGGCAACGGCGACGTCTACGTGTCGGCCGACGGTACGCATCCGACGCTGGCCGGCCATATCTTCCTGACGGAAAAGGTGGCCGCCGCGATGCGCAAGGTCATCGGAACGTTCTAG
- a CDS encoding type II secretion system protein N: MPSSIRRRFSGDPATQWLPRAASVMLFVALCALVTHWVLTFSAMRTIPVPKSARIARTDAVETGAIATLFGGSAQAGVRDIQLIGVVADLDGVGRSAAIISLDGGPPKAVRAGASLSSEIRLTEIHGRHIVIDRNGVRQEIALPLQDSASAGRPGNVPASPPSGAAAPLATPMPAPVQSAPPQVANAPARQPSQPPQQYAQPQPQAEPQPTPEEIPQIPGQPFRAVQPPGG; encoded by the coding sequence GTGCCCTCTTCGATCCGCCGTCGATTCAGCGGTGATCCCGCCACCCAATGGCTGCCACGCGCCGCCTCGGTGATGCTATTTGTTGCACTTTGCGCGCTGGTCACCCATTGGGTGCTGACGTTCAGCGCGATGCGAACCATTCCCGTACCCAAGTCCGCGCGCATTGCCCGCACCGACGCCGTGGAGACCGGCGCCATCGCCACGCTGTTTGGCGGCAGCGCGCAGGCCGGTGTGCGCGACATCCAGTTGATCGGTGTCGTGGCCGATCTCGATGGCGTTGGCCGATCGGCGGCCATCATCTCGCTCGATGGCGGCCCGCCCAAGGCAGTGCGCGCCGGCGCGTCGCTGTCCTCGGAAATCCGCCTGACCGAGATCCACGGGCGCCATATCGTGATCGACCGCAACGGCGTGCGGCAGGAAATCGCGTTGCCGTTGCAGGACTCGGCCTCGGCGGGCCGCCCGGGCAATGTCCCTGCGTCGCCCCCGTCCGGCGCGGCCGCCCCGCTGGCAACGCCGATGCCTGCCCCGGTCCAGTCGGCGCCGCCGCAGGTTGCCAATGCGCCGGCGAGGCAGCCTTCCCAGCCTCCGCAGCAATACGCCCAGCCCCAGCCGCAGGCGGAGCCCCAGCCCACCCCCGAGGAAATCCCGCAGATTCCCGGCCAGCCGTTCAGGGCCGTACAGCCGCCTGGCGGCTGA
- the fur gene encoding ferric iron uptake transcriptional regulator has protein sequence MTTATVNSEAVPLKRAGLKATSPRMHVLEAFRNSDRRHLSAEDVYRILLDLDIDAGLSTVYRVLNQLVQANILLRHSFESDHAVFELNEGGHHDHLICVACGLVEEFSDEGIEQRQRQVAAQNDFVLREHMLVLYGLCPACQQSDVESATGAVRK, from the coding sequence ATGACTACTGCCACCGTGAACTCCGAAGCCGTTCCTCTCAAGCGCGCCGGCCTGAAGGCCACGTCGCCGCGCATGCACGTGCTGGAAGCCTTCCGCAACAGCGATCGGCGCCACCTGAGCGCGGAAGACGTCTACCGGATCCTGCTCGATCTCGATATCGATGCGGGGCTGTCCACCGTCTACCGCGTGCTGAACCAGCTGGTGCAGGCCAATATCCTGCTGCGCCACAGCTTCGAGTCGGACCACGCCGTGTTCGAGCTCAACGAGGGCGGCCATCACGACCACCTGATCTGTGTGGCCTGCGGCCTTGTGGAGGAATTCAGCGACGAAGGCATCGAGCAGCGGCAAAGGCAGGTGGCAGCGCAGAACGACTTTGTCCTGCGCGAACACATGCTGGTGCTGTACGGCCTGTGTCCCGCCTGCCAGCAATCCGATGTCGAAAGCGCCACCGGCGCGGTGCGGAAGTAA
- a CDS encoding PadR family transcriptional regulator has product MKRQFLGLLARVYVMQFAMEVPATVAMLAEMLMEYGFQVDIGTVRPLLRALQMEGYLESVLRDGIGRVYLLTEQGREELASSRSRIDDLYRRLHNPTGLGEPATVTSNT; this is encoded by the coding sequence ATGAAACGACAGTTCCTCGGCTTGCTAGCCCGCGTCTACGTCATGCAATTCGCCATGGAGGTGCCCGCCACCGTGGCCATGCTTGCAGAAATGCTCATGGAATACGGATTCCAGGTGGACATCGGCACGGTACGACCTCTGCTGCGCGCGCTGCAGATGGAAGGCTATCTCGAAAGCGTCCTGCGCGATGGCATCGGGCGCGTCTACCTGCTGACCGAGCAGGGCCGCGAGGAACTGGCGAGCAGCCGTTCACGCATCGACGACCTGTATCGCCGCCTGCACAACCCCACGGGGCTCGGAGAACCGGCCACCGTCACCTCGAATACCTGA